The following DNA comes from Terriglobia bacterium.
GAGTGTCGTCTACCTTGAACTGCTTAGCAGAGTCCGCCAGCAGTTGCGCCCGGACCTCATGGTCGCCCGGCTTCTGCTTGGGCATCTTCTTGAACTCTGCCTCTGTGCGTATGACGAAGTTGCCTTCGCCATCGTCGTCCAGGACTAGACCCTTGCCAACGGATAGCGTCTTAACGACCACCATGTGGCTGGTCTTTTGAGAATAGGCGTGTGGGTTTGTCTCCAGCGCGGTTAGGGCCGCGTCTATAACATCCAGGTTGTGGTCGTTAACGACGCGGACGCATGTTCGTCCTTTGACCAGCCCGTAGTTCTGGCTCTTGTTTGGGTTATCCCCTACGATGTCCTGGGGCTGTCTACCGTATGCCATTGCTCTCCTCCTCTCGGAGTGCTGCTAGGAAGGCCGGTGGCAGTTGGTCGTGTGGCATCGCCGGGAAGCCTTTGTTTCCCAGGGGTGGTTGCCACGTGTTGTACTGGTGCGCCCGCGCTACCAGCAGCCCGCCATCGTGATAGGTCACCAGGCAGCCTTGCTTGGCAGCTGCGGAAGCGAAGGCGGTATCCGCTCCACGGCATACCTCCGCAAAGCGATTCTTCCGCCAGAACTCGCGACGGAAGAACTGCGACGATCCGCAGGCATACTCGCCTTTGCCCGAGTAGGTGTAGCGGTACGTTCTGCCATCACGCATGTCGTAGTAGGGGATGGTGTGGAAGCCGGTTACGCTAGCCGTACCTAATTGACGCAACTGCTCCTCTAGCCGGTTTTCGGCTGACCAATCGTCGTCATCCCAGGCACACAGGAACTCTCCCACGGACTGCTCGCAAGCGAAGTTCATAAGCCAGCCGTGGCCCGGTGTTGGCGTCCGGAAGTAGCGGATGTGGGGATGGAATGGCACAAGATGCTTGATAGGCTCGCGACCGTTGTCCACGACGATCAGTTCGCGGTTCTCGTAGGTCTGCCGCGTGAAGCAATTGATGGCCATCCCGATCAGCGCGGGCCGTTCCTTTGTGGGCATGATGCACGAGATAATAGGATTGCTCATTTCTGTATACCGTGTTCCGGATTTCTCCAAGCAACCAGGGGAACGTCGGTCTTGCGTCGGGCTATCGCCTTGCAAACGTCGCACACGGTCTGCATGAATAAGTGGCCAGGCGAGTTACTTCGGATGGGGTCATGGGGATAGATACCGGGCCAGGTAGGAGAATCGGGGTTGGCGGGAAACTTTATTTTTGGTGTTCGGGCCGCTCGGGGAGGAGACGGGACATGGCGTTCCCGTGAAAGACCCTAGCGGCCCGGACATGACGTGGATGCCCAATAACAGGCAAGGGAGTTAACCCTGCGCGGACGTCCTTGCGGATAGTCCCATCCACGAGTCAGCGCCATGAGTTGTATGAGTACCGGAAAGTCTTTTTCTTTGGAGCGGTCGGGAGGACTTGAACCTCCATCTCCGGGGTGGTGCCCCAGTATCCGACTTAGACGACGTCCGCAATATTGCCCACCATGTTGAACGGTGGCTTCAAGAGAATGGCGTATAGTTCGTCCCTGCCCAGCACGTGCGGGTCAAGCGCAGCGCGGGCCTTCTTGGGGATGCCCTCGGGCCAGTTGCGCGTGATCAACGGCTCGTCAACCACCAGGTGCCCTTGCTTCTCCACTCCCCAGAACTTGTGGCCGAGACCCCGGTGTAGGTAGTAGCCCAGGTCGCTCTGTACCAGGCTCTTCACGCGAAACATGCCGGCCATCAGTGCCTCTTGCATTACGTGGTTGTATAACAGCGTCGCGTAGCCGTTGCGCCGGTACGCTGGCAGAGTGTAGGCCAGATAGAAATTGGCATACTTTCCCCAGCCATCTGCCTTCTTGCCTTTGGCGAAGTAGGTTGCGTGAAAACTGACCGGCTCGCCATCTACGGCTAGCTGGTGCAGCCCGTCCTCGGCATACAGAGCGTAGATGCCCCAGTTCTTAGCCCACTCGCGGTCTTGCCGTGGTGATACCGCGTACCACTGTTCCTTGTTTAGCTGCGTGATTGCGATCATAGTAAGTTGACCAGTTGGCCCGTCCGCTTGTAGTGGTCTAGCCACTCCTCGCGGATGCCCTTCCTCGATAGATACTGTGCCGGGAACACTTCGTCGCGAATCTGCCATAGCGTTTCCCAGTGAACTCCGCACGACAACGGAAAGGCAGCGATCTTGTTAATCTCCTCCGCTTGGCGGTCTAAGTAGAAGCCGGGGTAGACGCGGCCCTCCACCAGTTTGCGGAAGGCGCAGCCGACGGTCTCCATATACATCGCATCAACCGGGACGTCCGGATACCGGGTACGCAGCACG
Coding sequences within:
- a CDS encoding glycosyltransferase, whose amino-acid sequence is MSNPIISCIMPTKERPALIGMAINCFTRQTYENRELIVVDNGREPIKHLVPFHPHIRYFRTPTPGHGWLMNFACEQSVGEFLCAWDDDDWSAENRLEEQLRQLGTASVTGFHTIPYYDMRDGRTYRYTYSGKGEYACGSSQFFRREFWRKNRFAEVCRGADTAFASAAAKQGCLVTYHDGGLLVARAHQYNTWQPPLGNKGFPAMPHDQLPPAFLAALREEESNGIR
- a CDS encoding GNAT family N-acetyltransferase; translated protein: MIAITQLNKEQWYAVSPRQDREWAKNWGIYALYAEDGLHQLAVDGEPVSFHATYFAKGKKADGWGKYANFYLAYTLPAYRRNGYATLLYNHVMQEALMAGMFRVKSLVQSDLGYYLHRGLGHKFWGVEKQGHLVVDEPLITRNWPEGIPKKARAALDPHVLGRDELYAILLKPPFNMVGNIADVV